One genomic segment of Streptomyces sp. TLI_146 includes these proteins:
- a CDS encoding alpha/beta fold hydrolase codes for MTAFSSTDTVFVFVHGAWHGSGQWAATQRALAALGAASMAVDLPGHGFDAPLPSGYLQPGQPGLLTEKSALATVTMDDSAEAVLDTLRQARHHRRVVLVAHSAGGGPASLAAQRAPELVDEIVYLSAFVPAGRPRFFDYLSSPENATARGQSLNLGDPEELGAVRINPLSQDPAYIEELRQTHYHDTPLDRFGRWRSALSPDLPLAIPTTPVIVTPGRWGRIPRTFLRCADDRALPTAVQDLMIAEADRAMPGDPFTVRTLPGSHSPFAARPHELAAALLP; via the coding sequence ATGACTGCTTTTTCCTCCACAGACACCGTCTTCGTCTTCGTGCACGGGGCCTGGCACGGTTCCGGGCAGTGGGCGGCGACGCAGCGCGCACTCGCCGCACTCGGTGCCGCGAGCATGGCCGTCGACCTGCCGGGGCACGGCTTCGACGCGCCGCTGCCCAGCGGATACCTCCAGCCGGGCCAGCCGGGCCTGTTGACCGAGAAGTCCGCGCTCGCCACCGTGACGATGGACGACAGCGCCGAGGCCGTACTGGACACACTGCGCCAGGCTCGCCACCACCGTCGTGTCGTACTCGTCGCGCACAGCGCGGGCGGCGGCCCCGCGTCACTCGCCGCCCAGCGCGCACCCGAACTCGTCGACGAGATCGTCTACCTCTCAGCCTTCGTACCCGCCGGACGACCCCGGTTCTTCGACTATCTCAGCTCGCCCGAGAACGCCACGGCACGAGGCCAGAGTCTGAACCTCGGCGACCCCGAAGAACTGGGCGCCGTACGGATCAACCCGCTCTCGCAGGACCCCGCCTACATCGAGGAACTGCGGCAAACCCACTACCACGACACCCCCCTGGACCGCTTCGGCCGCTGGCGCTCGGCACTGAGCCCCGATCTACCGCTGGCGATCCCCACCACCCCGGTCATCGTGACCCCGGGCCGGTGGGGGCGTATCCCGCGGACCTTCCTGCGCTGCGCGGACGACCGGGCACTGCCGACGGCCGTGCAGGATTTGATGATCGCGGAAGCCGACCGGGCCATGCCCGGCGACCCGTTCACCGTGCGCACCCTCCCGGGCAGCCACAGCCCGTTCGCCGCCCGGCCCCATGAGCTCGCCGCGGCGCTGCTGCCGTGA
- a CDS encoding DUF2867 domain-containing protein, with the protein MASAVASLGGYDHVDAVAVDIPEGTSAPEFAHQVLAATPEWVHRLLDIRDKITAPFGLHTQTRVAVPDIRIEPGRKLGPILVRTVSEEEVLGGEDDKHLGFRASFAVRPTPTGGLEGVFTTVIRYHNQAGHLYFKAIQPLHNLIIPRLVAGGFTSPSR; encoded by the coding sequence ATGGCCAGTGCAGTGGCGAGTCTGGGCGGCTACGACCACGTCGACGCGGTCGCCGTGGACATCCCCGAAGGCACCAGTGCCCCCGAGTTCGCCCACCAGGTCCTCGCCGCGACCCCGGAGTGGGTGCACCGGCTCCTGGACATACGCGACAAGATCACCGCACCCTTCGGGCTCCACACCCAGACACGCGTCGCCGTGCCGGACATCCGCATCGAGCCCGGACGGAAGCTGGGCCCGATCCTGGTGCGGACGGTCAGCGAGGAAGAAGTGCTGGGCGGCGAGGACGACAAGCACCTGGGCTTCCGCGCCTCCTTCGCCGTGCGCCCGACTCCCACCGGCGGACTGGAGGGCGTGTTCACCACCGTCATCCGCTACCACAACCAAGCCGGGCACCTGTACTTCAAAGCCATCCAGCCCCTCCACAACCTGATCATCCCCCGCCTCGTCGCCGGAGGCTTCACCTCACCAAGCCGCTAG
- a CDS encoding CAP domain-containing protein, with protein sequence MSAEECELQCFVTDARTHPENYPPHGNSAGATMPPGVPDFMLSGALTQIARAHSDFLKGQDKNWVVDDLNMHRGPDGILVWEVGQPIEQAGFHTWRAENVAVGFDTAEKVVRFWMQDDEAWGWGHRNAILFDDWYTPDDTREAGFGYSQGGPWTHYWTLDMGRKTGPF encoded by the coding sequence ATGTCTGCCGAGGAATGTGAACTACAGTGCTTCGTCACAGACGCACGTACACATCCGGAAAATTACCCACCTCACGGGAATTCCGCAGGCGCTACCATGCCGCCCGGCGTCCCAGACTTCATGCTTTCCGGAGCGCTGACCCAGATAGCGCGCGCCCACAGCGACTTCTTGAAAGGCCAGGACAAGAACTGGGTTGTTGACGATCTCAACATGCACCGCGGTCCTGACGGGATACTGGTTTGGGAGGTCGGACAGCCGATTGAGCAGGCGGGGTTCCATACCTGGCGGGCGGAGAACGTAGCCGTGGGATTCGACACAGCCGAGAAGGTCGTGCGCTTCTGGATGCAAGATGACGAGGCGTGGGGCTGGGGGCATCGCAATGCCATCCTGTTTGATGACTGGTATACGCCAGACGACACCCGCGAGGCTGGCTTTGGCTATTCCCAAGGTGGCCCATGGACCCACTACTGGACGCTGGACATGGGCAGGAAGACGGGGCCGTTCTAA
- a CDS encoding NUDIX domain-containing protein: MKSQVRTRISAYAIAMEDDRLLLARLSDASPVFQPGLWHLPGGGIDPGEQPVEALARELLEETGLELTEAHLLEARTYSAQRSGVSWSLTALFYAVALKAGVPTVSEVAGSTEAAAWIPLADVQDDTVLSPAAADAVRMLGRAEATFTATR, from the coding sequence GTGAAGTCGCAGGTGAGGACCCGCATTTCGGCGTACGCAATCGCTATGGAAGATGATCGACTGCTGTTGGCTCGGTTGTCGGATGCTTCGCCCGTCTTCCAGCCGGGGCTGTGGCATTTGCCTGGTGGTGGGATCGATCCGGGCGAGCAGCCTGTCGAGGCACTGGCCCGCGAACTCTTGGAAGAGACGGGCCTTGAACTGACCGAGGCTCACCTGCTCGAGGCGAGGACGTACTCAGCCCAGAGAAGCGGCGTGAGCTGGAGCCTGACAGCATTGTTCTACGCTGTGGCCCTCAAGGCAGGGGTACCGACGGTGAGTGAGGTCGCTGGCTCTACTGAGGCGGCAGCATGGATCCCTCTGGCCGACGTGCAGGATGACACGGTGCTGTCGCCTGCGGCTGCCGACGCTGTGCGCATGCTGGGCCGTGCCGAGGCGACGTTCACAGCCACTCGTTGA
- a CDS encoding peptidoglycan-binding protein, with product MEKTVLAVQIVEGAGGGGLVMWDLLLWVVLACGTALLVAVPLTGLDNEARWPLELGGIWVDARPAPIAHQGGYDTGTALVRRGCIGDPVREVQALLLQCGYSVPDVDGFFGLHLESLVEDFQADHGLLADGVVGPATWERLRYC from the coding sequence GTGGAGAAGACGGTGCTGGCAGTACAGATCGTGGAAGGGGCGGGGGGGGGGGGGCTGGTGATGTGGGATCTGTTGCTGTGGGTGGTGCTGGCCTGCGGTACTGCTCTTCTGGTGGCGGTGCCTTTGACCGGCCTCGACAACGAAGCGCGGTGGCCGCTGGAGTTGGGCGGGATATGGGTTGATGCGAGGCCCGCACCGATCGCCCATCAGGGCGGCTACGACACGGGTACGGCGCTGGTGCGGCGGGGGTGTATCGGGGACCCGGTCCGCGAGGTACAGGCTTTGCTGCTCCAGTGCGGCTACTCGGTGCCGGACGTGGACGGCTTCTTCGGCCTTCACCTGGAATCCCTGGTCGAGGATTTCCAGGCCGACCACGGGCTGCTCGCCGATGGCGTGGTGGGCCCGGCCACCTGGGAGCGGCTGCGGTACTGCTGA
- a CDS encoding LysR family transcriptional regulator, with product MEARHLRYALTLAEHAHFGRAAGALGIAQPPLSKQIADLEREVGARLFDRTRQGVFPTAAGAAFLLRARRALDEITAASVDAARAARGETGRLRLGFIASALLDPLPDVLGRFGRERPDVRLELHEMATSRSADALVAGELDVAIGRGRPRGVGAEQLVSVPIGHDHLVAVVGSTHPYAGQSSVDVDQLRRQPLIVAPGEDEPAVVTGLRTLLGKDSPALSGATVARDIHTIIGLAACGMGVGLGPSRMLTVPRRGTWFCEVTPHTPLPDLVLSFHARDRSPALNAFLDIIRQNCPAVGAALDHRLGPLGPR from the coding sequence ATGGAGGCGCGGCACCTGCGATACGCACTGACCCTCGCCGAGCACGCACACTTCGGCCGGGCGGCCGGTGCGCTGGGCATCGCGCAGCCTCCGCTGTCCAAGCAGATCGCTGACCTCGAACGAGAAGTTGGCGCCCGCTTGTTCGACCGCACCCGCCAGGGGGTGTTCCCGACAGCCGCGGGTGCGGCCTTTCTCCTCCGGGCCCGCAGGGCGCTCGACGAGATCACGGCGGCCTCGGTCGACGCGGCGAGGGCAGCGCGCGGCGAGACGGGACGGCTGCGCCTGGGGTTCATCGCCTCGGCACTGCTCGACCCCCTGCCGGACGTCCTCGGCCGGTTCGGCCGCGAACGGCCCGACGTGCGGCTGGAACTGCACGAGATGGCGACCAGCCGCAGCGCGGACGCGCTGGTCGCCGGTGAACTTGACGTGGCGATCGGCCGCGGCCGTCCACGAGGGGTCGGGGCCGAGCAGTTGGTCTCGGTCCCGATCGGGCACGACCACCTGGTCGCGGTGGTGGGCAGCACGCATCCGTACGCGGGGCAGTCGTCGGTGGACGTGGACCAACTGCGGCGACAGCCGCTGATCGTGGCGCCGGGCGAGGATGAGCCCGCCGTCGTCACCGGCCTGCGGACCCTGCTGGGCAAGGACTCCCCGGCGCTCTCCGGCGCGACCGTCGCGAGGGACATCCACACCATCATCGGCCTCGCTGCCTGCGGGATGGGCGTCGGTCTGGGACCCTCCCGCATGCTGACGGTCCCACGACGGGGCACCTGGTTCTGCGAGGTGACCCCGCACACACCTCTGCCCGATCTGGTCCTGTCCTTCCACGCCCGGGACCGCTCCCCGGCGCTGAACGCCTTCCTCGACATCATCCGCCAGAACTGCCCCGCGGTCGGTGCCGCGCTCGACCACCGGCTCGGCCCACTCGGACCACGATGA
- a CDS encoding helix-turn-helix domain-containing protein yields the protein MIRTCTRPISDKQGGGVRLSPRQTPSERHLRGGEREEASRGIAAGESARQLAKRLGRSSSTVFREIARNGSRDRYRAAFADAASYGRGRRPKQANLAQRPALRVLVEAEPALCWSPEQIRRMAATAIAFDWRTHVHWRTHVNSGLRETDRVPVPARAGGNAVAAGEGLNVSGRVGEHR from the coding sequence CTGATCCGGACATGTACCAGGCCGATCTCCGATAAGCAGGGCGGTGGCGTCCGCCTCTCCCCCCGGCAGACGCCGTCAGAGCGGCATCTGAGGGGCGGCGAGCGGGAGGAGGCATCCCGCGGCATCGCCGCGGGAGAATCGGCCCGGCAGCTGGCCAAGCGGCTGGGCAGATCCTCTTCGACTGTCTTCCGCGAGATCGCCCGCAACGGTAGCCGGGACCGCTACCGAGCCGCCTTCGCCGATGCAGCCTCCTACGGACGCGGTCGTAGGCCCAAGCAGGCCAACCTTGCTCAACGGCCCGCTCTGCGCGTCCTGGTGGAGGCCGAGCCGGCTCTGTGCTGGTCGCCCGAGCAGATCCGTAGGATGGCTGCGACGGCCATAGCGTTTGACTGGCGGACGCATGTGCACTGGCGGACGCACGTGAACAGTGGTTTACGGGAGACGGATCGCGTTCCAGTCCCAGCCCGCGCTGGCGGGAACGCTGTAGCTGCTGGTGAAGGGCTGAATGTGTCCGGCCGTGTCGGCGAGCACCGATGA
- a CDS encoding TetR/AcrR family transcriptional regulator produces MTDESSLRERLIDVGVELVLTEGSASVGLREIARRAGVSHGAPRRYFPTHHALLSAIGRRGFEDLAAMFEAAVAGPTTPRGQLEALARAYVGYALERRGMFELMWRHDLLDGAAQASDQPRLRESTLPLFRHFTGLVARCLSEREAARCADGPNEAGPRPEVTAAVLWSNLHGMAQLWAWGSLQLALGGPPLGGDPGDDQRDRLITAVLDAHLGPVTS; encoded by the coding sequence ATGACTGATGAGAGCTCCCTTCGGGAGCGGTTGATCGACGTCGGGGTCGAACTTGTACTGACCGAGGGCTCCGCGTCCGTGGGCCTGCGGGAAATTGCTCGTCGAGCAGGGGTGTCGCACGGTGCGCCGCGTCGGTACTTCCCCACGCACCACGCGCTACTCTCGGCTATCGGCCGTCGCGGCTTCGAGGACCTCGCAGCGATGTTCGAGGCCGCGGTCGCCGGGCCGACCACACCGCGCGGCCAGTTGGAGGCTCTCGCGCGGGCGTACGTCGGGTATGCGCTGGAACGCCGCGGCATGTTCGAACTCATGTGGCGGCACGACCTGCTCGACGGCGCGGCGCAGGCATCGGACCAACCGAGGCTGCGCGAGTCGACCCTCCCGCTGTTCAGGCACTTCACCGGACTCGTCGCCCGATGCCTATCGGAGAGGGAAGCCGCGCGATGCGCCGACGGGCCGAACGAGGCTGGACCGCGGCCTGAGGTGACCGCCGCCGTCCTGTGGTCGAACCTGCACGGCATGGCCCAGCTGTGGGCATGGGGCAGCCTGCAACTCGCCCTCGGCGGCCCACCGCTGGGCGGTGACCCCGGCGACGACCAACGCGACCGGCTCATCACGGCAGTTCTGGACGCCCATCTCGGCCCGGTGACCTCATGA
- a CDS encoding VOC family protein translates to MLRLTDFIIDCPDTMKLAAFYSEVTGLPVKESSNEHWAGIQFGEIELAFIQVEDYRAPRWPDNEHPKQFHLDFEVDDIEAEQHRVLALGATLQRDCVGPEGYGFRVYTDPIGHPFCLCRNKGVVWTDQGPTWPKHDH, encoded by the coding sequence ATGCTACGACTCACCGACTTCATCATCGACTGCCCGGACACCATGAAGCTGGCAGCCTTCTACTCCGAGGTGACGGGGCTCCCGGTCAAGGAGAGCAGCAACGAGCACTGGGCCGGTATCCAGTTCGGCGAGATCGAACTGGCCTTCATCCAGGTGGAGGACTACCGCGCCCCGCGGTGGCCCGACAACGAACACCCCAAGCAGTTCCACCTCGACTTCGAAGTCGACGACATCGAGGCCGAACAGCACCGCGTCCTCGCCCTCGGCGCAACCCTGCAGCGGGACTGCGTGGGCCCCGAGGGCTACGGCTTCCGCGTCTACACCGACCCCATAGGCCACCCCTTCTGCCTCTGCCGCAACAAGGGTGTCGTCTGGACCGATCAGGGTCCCACCTGGCCCAAGCACGACCACTAG
- a CDS encoding MFS transporter — protein MTAPAQRQIALLVSVVGAAIVALDGTILLMAQPGMQRELGASVVQIQWTSTGYLVAVAALLVIAGRLGDRYGHSRLLFVGLLGFGVASAGIALAPTVGWVILLRAVQGGFAAFLQPATLALLRLAYPADQLGKPIAIRTSAIAVAAGTGPLLGGVLVAHLGWRAVFWVNVPLTFVIAVLALAVRTPAPQRADSPRLNLTSAGLLAVALAILVHALADVPARGWTAATTLLAFLAVTGVATVLIWHERRTTHPIVPPAVARSVPVTASMAILLVITAGLFGALFRATFYLQDVLRLDPLDSGLRVLPLTVLMVLGSPAAVAALRRYGARRTAMAGTVLVVVGIAGLSRLGPASTWMAMAVVFAAMGAGFATVMVTATGTVVGDAPPGYAGVVSGLKQTAMNIGPTFGIAVAASASGAAASTMSSTLLILAALAALGLLPASRLPRRPAHQEGDGTTRIRPTQAPTSQAAPARHTSS, from the coding sequence ATGACCGCCCCCGCACAGCGGCAGATTGCACTTCTGGTCAGCGTGGTCGGCGCGGCGATCGTCGCCCTGGACGGAACCATCCTGCTCATGGCGCAGCCCGGGATGCAGCGTGAGCTCGGCGCGAGCGTGGTGCAGATCCAGTGGACGAGCACCGGCTATCTGGTCGCCGTGGCCGCGTTGCTCGTGATCGCCGGGCGCCTCGGGGATCGGTATGGGCACTCGCGCCTGCTGTTCGTCGGCCTCCTCGGTTTCGGGGTTGCCTCGGCCGGGATCGCGCTCGCGCCGACCGTCGGCTGGGTGATCCTCCTGCGCGCGGTGCAGGGCGGGTTCGCCGCGTTCCTCCAGCCTGCGACGCTCGCGCTGCTACGGCTGGCGTATCCCGCGGACCAGCTCGGCAAGCCGATCGCGATCCGCACCAGTGCAATCGCGGTGGCGGCAGGAACCGGTCCGCTCCTGGGCGGTGTTCTCGTGGCTCATCTGGGATGGCGCGCCGTCTTCTGGGTCAACGTGCCGCTCACGTTCGTCATCGCCGTCCTCGCCCTCGCCGTACGCACACCGGCACCTCAACGTGCCGACTCTCCACGGCTCAACCTGACCAGCGCCGGCCTGCTGGCAGTCGCGCTCGCCATCCTGGTCCACGCCTTGGCCGACGTACCCGCACGGGGGTGGACCGCCGCGACGACGCTGCTCGCATTCCTCGCCGTCACCGGCGTCGCAACGGTGCTCATCTGGCACGAACGCCGCACCACGCACCCCATCGTTCCACCTGCCGTAGCGCGGTCCGTACCGGTGACAGCGTCGATGGCGATCCTGCTGGTGATCACTGCCGGCCTGTTCGGCGCGCTGTTCAGGGCCACCTTCTACCTCCAGGACGTACTTCGACTTGACCCGCTCGACAGCGGTCTGCGCGTACTCCCGCTGACCGTGCTCATGGTCCTCGGCTCACCCGCCGCGGTCGCCGCACTGCGCCGGTACGGTGCGCGCCGCACCGCGATGGCCGGTACGGTCCTCGTCGTGGTCGGCATCGCGGGGCTGTCCCGGCTCGGTCCCGCCAGCACATGGATGGCCATGGCTGTGGTCTTTGCCGCCATGGGTGCCGGGTTCGCCACTGTGATGGTCACCGCCACCGGGACCGTCGTCGGTGACGCGCCACCCGGGTACGCCGGGGTCGTCAGCGGACTCAAGCAGACCGCCATGAACATCGGGCCGACCTTCGGCATCGCCGTCGCGGCCAGCGCATCTGGCGCAGCTGCTTCAACCATGAGCTCCACTCTGCTGATCCTGGCCGCACTCGCCGCTCTCGGCCTGCTGCCCGCGTCGCGACTGCCCCGGCGCCCGGCCCACCAGGAAGGAGACGGCACGACCCGCATCCGCCCGACGCAAGCACCAACATCACAGGCGGCACCCGCCCGACACACAAGCAGTTGA
- a CDS encoding hydrophobic protein: MVPLLLVLLLALLLFGAGFALKALWWIAVIVLAVWLLGFVARSVDSGGRRGRWYRW; this comes from the coding sequence ATGGTTCCCCTGCTTCTGGTTCTTCTGCTGGCTCTGCTTCTCTTCGGTGCGGGCTTCGCCCTGAAGGCACTGTGGTGGATCGCGGTGATCGTGCTGGCCGTGTGGCTGTTGGGCTTCGTTGCCCGGTCCGTGGACAGCGGCGGCCGTAGGGGCCGCTGGTACCGCTGGTAG
- a CDS encoding ASCH domain-containing protein → MDDSTSLQHSTATRPLYFHPDYLDAVRAGQKTTTIRFRDPVETGQVSLVFELDDEVALPGVVTQVTAKTMAQLSESDARADGFRDLAELHDRLRFHYPQIEPTDTISIVHFRLAK, encoded by the coding sequence ATGGACGACAGCACTTCACTGCAGCACTCAACGGCGACTCGGCCCCTGTACTTCCATCCTGACTATCTCGATGCCGTACGCGCCGGACAGAAGACGACCACCATACGTTTCCGTGACCCGGTGGAGACAGGCCAGGTGAGCCTGGTGTTCGAGTTGGACGACGAGGTGGCACTACCGGGTGTCGTCACGCAGGTCACTGCTAAGACGATGGCTCAGCTGAGCGAGTCGGACGCCCGAGCGGACGGCTTCCGGGACCTCGCCGAGCTTCACGACAGACTGCGGTTTCACTACCCCCAGATCGAGCCGACCGACACCATCTCCATCGTGCACTTCCGGTTGGCGAAATGA
- a CDS encoding RICIN domain-containing protein, with protein MGQGPDPAAAHSPAQFVELMRQLRRWADLSYRQLERHATDVGDVLPRATISAALSRDELPRAELLAAYIRACGGDEDSVTAWLNARRRLSISGSTTSTTPPLNPAGEDTQRTPADKNDDTQQKTVRVPGESAADQQVPGADPASEPTPHKAAAPADDTTRPANTASKRPRRGQLTAITAIAACTVAGVLALVALWPSDDGSDDHAGRAPQSARPGNPTATGTASRQPPAPATERRTATAGPTLSPTVSPAEQEKTAAPRPNRSSESGSARLPAAGWTLMHPAASASLCLTEGRERNGRTNREIAVQHPCANAPLPRVYLEKLSGPTYRIQWHNPDPGKGIGCLAVDGASAAPGALIAPRDCADSNSQKFRLEPADSGFRLRPLHSGLCVGLLPPLTDGAEAIQTDCTTDTSQAFTFTRT; from the coding sequence ATGGGACAGGGGCCCGATCCGGCAGCGGCACACAGCCCTGCCCAATTCGTTGAGCTGATGCGGCAGTTACGCCGTTGGGCGGACCTCAGTTACCGCCAGCTGGAGCGACACGCAACCGACGTCGGCGACGTCTTGCCGCGTGCGACGATCTCCGCCGCCCTGAGCCGCGACGAACTGCCCCGCGCCGAACTCCTGGCCGCCTACATACGGGCGTGCGGCGGTGACGAAGACTCAGTGACCGCATGGCTGAACGCCCGCAGACGCCTCTCCATATCCGGCTCTACGACCTCTACGACACCACCGCTTAATCCAGCAGGCGAGGACACACAGCGGACCCCCGCCGACAAGAACGACGACACGCAGCAGAAAACGGTGCGGGTTCCGGGGGAATCAGCAGCTGACCAACAGGTTCCGGGCGCCGACCCAGCCAGCGAGCCGACGCCGCACAAAGCGGCTGCCCCGGCCGACGACACCACCCGCCCAGCGAACACTGCGTCCAAGCGGCCCCGACGAGGCCAACTGACCGCGATCACCGCCATCGCCGCGTGCACCGTCGCCGGGGTACTTGCGCTGGTGGCGTTGTGGCCATCCGACGACGGTTCCGATGACCACGCCGGCCGCGCGCCCCAGAGCGCCCGGCCCGGCAACCCCACCGCTACCGGCACCGCATCCAGGCAGCCGCCTGCTCCGGCCACCGAGCGCCGGACGGCCACAGCCGGGCCCACCCTCTCCCCCACCGTCTCACCGGCCGAACAGGAGAAGACGGCAGCTCCCCGTCCCAACCGCAGCTCTGAGTCTGGTTCCGCTCGGCTGCCGGCGGCCGGCTGGACCCTCATGCACCCGGCAGCCTCGGCCTCCCTGTGCCTCACCGAGGGACGCGAACGCAACGGCCGCACCAACCGGGAAATCGCCGTCCAGCACCCCTGCGCAAACGCCCCACTCCCCCGCGTCTACCTCGAAAAGCTGAGCGGGCCCACCTACCGCATCCAGTGGCACAACCCCGACCCCGGCAAGGGCATCGGCTGCCTGGCCGTCGACGGAGCCTCCGCCGCTCCCGGCGCCCTGATCGCACCGCGAGACTGCGCGGACAGCAACAGCCAGAAGTTCCGCCTGGAACCTGCCGACAGCGGCTTCCGGCTCCGCCCCCTCCACAGCGGCCTGTGCGTGGGCTTACTGCCTCCGCTCACCGACGGCGCCGAAGCCATCCAGACCGACTGCACCACAGACACCAGCCAGGCATTCACCTTCACCCGAACCTGA